GGTCGCATTCGCGCCAAAAGACGCGTTGGAAGGGGAGTTTGTGAACACAAGCCGCGAAGCGTTCCGCGTGGCACACGACGTGAGCGCGTACTCGCTCGTGGCACTGTCGCGCGGCGCAACGCCGCTGATGACCGAGGGTGGAAGTATCGTTGCGATGAGTTACTACGGTTCGGAAAAAGTAGTGCCGCATTACAACGTCATGGGCGTGGCCAAGGCATCGCTGGAAGCCAGCACTCGTTATCTCGCCTACGATCTTGGTCCGAAAAAAATCCGCGTGAACTGCATCAGCGCCGGACCGGTGAACACACTGGCCGCGCGCGGCATTGCCGGTTTCACCGAAATGCTGAAATATTACGAAGCCCACGCCCCACTCAAACGCAATGTTTTGCCCGACGAACTCGGGGCCGCCGGCGCATTCCTTGCCAGCGATGGTGCCGCCGCCATCACCGGCCAGGTGATCTACGTTGACTGCGGGTATCAGATCATGGGGATGTAAATCGGCATCCTCACTGCTTTCACCACGGTCGGGCATCTTGATATTCAGTTCGAGTTGGCCGATCCGCCCATCGTTGGGCCGGACGGCGTCACCGCGGTCGTCAATTTGATACCCGGCGAGACACTTCAAAGTGTTGCCTTTCTCCAAGCCACCGGACCTGACGGGTCGCGAAGAGTTTTCCCGGAGTCGCATTGGACGACGCTGCCTTCGACGCCGAGAGCGTCATCCGGTCCCCAGCAACGGGAACTTCCGCCGCGCTTCTGTTACAGATCGAAGTGCCGGCCCAAATGCGCTGCTCCATGAATCCACCACGGATGGGCGCATGCCTGAACGTTCTTTGGTCAGACACGAAGCCGGAGACGTGGGCACGTTCGGAGTTGAACGAGTCGACGTTCATTTTTTCGAGGCCCTTTTCCGTATTGCTCAACGCGAACAACAGTTTTTGTTTTCTTTTTTGCGCGTCCATTTCTATTATGCGCCTCCTTTCGGAAGCGAAATGATTTGTGCTGACTAAAACTCACATTGGAATATGCCCCTGACACATACCCGAGAACTGTTCGCCAAGGCCCTTAAAGGCAAGTATGCCGTGGGGGCGTTCAACGTCAACAACATGGAGCTTCTTCAGGCCATCGTGGAAGCCTGCGAAGAGGAAAAGGCGCCCGTGATGCTCCAGATTTCAAAGGGCGCCCGTCAATATGCAAACCCGGTGTATTTGAAAAAACTCATCGAAGCGGCGGTAAGCCTGTCCAATATTCCCATCGCGGTTCATCTTGATCATGGAGATTCCTTTGAACTTTGCAAGGAATGCGTCGACGAGGGGTTTACCAGCGTGATGATCGACGGCAGTCATCTGCCCTTCGATCAGAACGTTG
Above is a window of Candidatus Angelobacter sp. DNA encoding:
- a CDS encoding enoyl-ACP reductase; the encoded protein is MSLLAGKVGIVFGVANKRSIAWAIAQAWHREGAKLAFTYQGERLKDNVEELVGTFGADTLLMECDVTKDDHIARVFDEVRKKSGKLHLLLHSVAFAPKDALEGEFVNTSREAFRVAHDVSAYSLVALSRGATPLMTEGGSIVAMSYYGSEKVVPHYNVMGVAKASLEASTRYLAYDLGPKKIRVNCISAGPVNTLAARGIAGFTEMLKYYEAHAPLKRNVLPDELGAAGAFLASDGAAAITGQVIYVDCGYQIMGM